A genomic window from Periophthalmus magnuspinnatus isolate fPerMag1 chromosome 16, fPerMag1.2.pri, whole genome shotgun sequence includes:
- the ccdc12 gene encoding coiled-coil domain-containing protein 12: protein MEKSVGSLQEQALKRKERLKALRNKQLHGREQEDGEPENKKAALEEDTEEKHKEIKLRNYTPEDEELKDRQIPKAKPASVEDKVKDQLEAANPEPIIEEVDLANLAPRKPDWDLKRDVAKKLEKLERRTQRAIAELIRERLRGSEEELAGAVGAVRADEGDSD from the exons ATGGAGAAGAGCGTGGGTTCTCTGCAGGAACAGGCCCTGAAAAGAAAAGAGCGACTAAAAGCCCTGCGAAACAAACAGCTTCAT GGGCGAGAACAGGAAGATGGGGAGCCTGAAAACAAAAAGGCTGCATTAGAAGAGGATACAGAGGAAAAGCACAA AGAAATCAAACTGAGGAACTACACGCCAGAGGATGAAGAGCTGAAAGACAGACAGATTCCAAAAGCTAAACCAGCTTCAG TGGAAGACAAAGTAAAAGATCAACTAGAGGCTGCAAATCCTGAGCCCATTATTGAAGAAGTA GATTTGGCAAACCTTGCCCCAAGAAAACCAGACTG GGATCTCAAGCGTGACGTAGCTAAGAAACTAGAGAAGCTGGAGAGGAGGACGCAAAGAGCCATTGCGGAGCTAATAC GTGAGCGTTTGCGAGGCAGTGAGGAGGAGCTAGCAGGAGCCGTAGGAGCCGTGAGAGCAGACGAAGGGGACTCTGACTGA